One stretch of Acidobacteriota bacterium DNA includes these proteins:
- the rnc gene encoding ribonuclease III yields MAEPVVVLVTHSNIEASVVTSLLDAHCIPAAIQSDVPNSVLPFNRDVFGTVCVSVRAENAEQARQVIADYRSAEHAGQAVRLRDEFQAVSAILGYKFRDPGLLEQALTHRSRANEDVTGGVEDNESLEFLGDAVLGLVIVDMLFDRYPDRDEGQKSKMKAALVSTATLARLAARLQLGDHLLLGKGEEKTGGRRKQALLADVFEAVIAALYLDGGLNAARTFIVREFDQIMRDSAVDGGMSDDHKSVLQELLQSRGDPLPEYVVVAETGPAHRRVFRIELRVRGDVIAVGEGRTKKDAEQDAARLGRQALSE; encoded by the coding sequence ATGGCTGAACCTGTCGTGGTGCTGGTCACCCACTCGAACATCGAAGCCAGCGTGGTCACGAGCCTGCTCGACGCCCACTGCATCCCCGCGGCGATTCAGTCCGACGTGCCGAACTCGGTCCTGCCGTTCAACCGGGACGTGTTCGGCACGGTGTGCGTCTCGGTTCGAGCCGAGAACGCCGAGCAGGCGCGGCAGGTGATCGCCGACTACCGGAGTGCCGAGCACGCGGGCCAGGCCGTACGTCTGCGTGACGAGTTCCAGGCCGTGTCGGCGATTCTCGGATACAAGTTTCGCGATCCGGGATTGCTGGAGCAGGCGCTCACTCATCGATCGCGGGCCAACGAGGACGTGACCGGCGGCGTCGAGGACAACGAGTCACTCGAGTTCCTCGGAGACGCTGTCCTGGGGCTGGTCATCGTAGACATGCTGTTCGACCGATATCCGGACCGCGACGAAGGGCAGAAGTCGAAGATGAAGGCGGCGCTCGTGTCCACCGCGACGCTGGCGCGCCTGGCGGCGCGGCTGCAACTGGGCGACCATCTGCTGCTCGGCAAGGGCGAGGAGAAGACGGGCGGCCGTCGCAAGCAGGCGCTGCTGGCCGACGTCTTCGAGGCCGTGATCGCGGCGTTGTACCTGGACGGCGGGCTGAACGCCGCACGCACCTTCATCGTCCGCGAGTTCGACCAGATCATGCGCGACTCCGCCGTCGACGGCGGCATGAGCGACGATCACAAGTCCGTGCTGCAGGAACTGCTGCAGTCGCGCGGCGACCCGCTTCCCGAATACGTCGTGGTGGCCGAGACCGGGCCCGCTCACCGGCGAGTGTTTCGGATCGAACTTCGCGTCCGCGGCGACGTGATCGCCGTTGGAGAAGGGCGGACGAAGAAGGATGCCGAACAGGACGCCGCCCGCCTCGGACGTCAGGCCCTCTCCGAGTAG
- a CDS encoding divalent-cation tolerance protein CutA yields the protein MEPSDVVIVLTTLPAGADPGPFATALVEEHLAACVSVSAEVRSTYRWEGSVTEDVERQVIIKTAASRIQDLRARLTILHPCTVPEFIVLTAAGGSDDYLAWVRQSVLG from the coding sequence GTGGAGCCGTCCGACGTCGTGATCGTACTCACCACGCTGCCAGCGGGCGCCGACCCAGGCCCCTTCGCGACTGCTCTGGTGGAAGAACATCTGGCGGCGTGTGTCTCCGTCTCAGCCGAGGTGCGCTCGACCTACCGTTGGGAGGGCAGCGTGACCGAGGACGTCGAACGGCAGGTGATCATTAAAACCGCCGCGAGTCGCATCCAGGATCTGCGCGCCAGGCTGACGATCCTGCATCCCTGTACCGTGCCCGAGTTCATCGTCCTCACCGCGGCCGGCGGCAGCGACGACTATCTGGCGTGGGTTCGTCAGTCGGTGCTTGGCTGA
- a CDS encoding SpoIIE family protein phosphatase, whose translation MARPSEPVQSPSGQPRTAFDGVRAFMLTSIAGYLIAVGASVKIIIFALSSAGVAVSGVLQVLSSLGGLALATGAGVMVYKLVQVARRRLLWRVRRKLIVSYLLIGFVPAVLIVIFFVLCGWLLLTNVSSYLVRSSLAELGNRASSVAASAAVELERASDRTDATAILERHRASNRQRLPGLSLAVVPIDPKRCAGQNGGRSALSAVLRASPVTVGEWAVGEPPEQLPLWIGCDGFAGALAYEVGDATAVDREATLVVRAVAMSPRSAGYAVVADLPVSETVKTRIEEATSIAIGRASLIAPAATPLKGQARPVAARAAGPGEPTPIPSVALLDVYDWPSGRAEALPLQIGMSVQGIYHRLSVTQASIGKRTFEDLLIYWLLGVTALFLIIEVGAAATGMALARSITGSVHELFAGTERVRQGDFGHRIAVRADDQLGELADSFNLMTASIEDLLRQSAEKKRLDEEMRLARESQMSLLPRGPLEIPGMRVAAVCVPAREVGGDYYDVLPLPDGRVGMLIADVSGKGMSAALYMAELKGLILSLSQIHQSPRDLLIAANRLISEHLDSRSFITMTYAVIDPAARTMTYARAGHTPLLYLPGSPASGRRVKILVPDGMVLGLRLDNGERFSALLYEATLSLGPGDRLAFFTDGISEAMDDQSECFGEPRLGQLIEEHAHLSVEELRERILREIDAFVGGIPQHDDMTLILLEVDGGQRDESNHG comes from the coding sequence ATGGCACGTCCGTCAGAACCCGTCCAGTCGCCGTCAGGGCAGCCCCGAACCGCGTTCGATGGCGTGCGGGCGTTCATGCTGACGAGCATCGCCGGGTACCTCATCGCCGTCGGCGCCAGCGTCAAGATCATCATCTTCGCCCTGTCCTCCGCCGGCGTGGCAGTTTCCGGCGTCCTGCAGGTGCTGAGCAGCCTGGGCGGCCTCGCGCTCGCCACCGGCGCCGGCGTCATGGTCTACAAGCTCGTCCAGGTGGCCCGTCGCCGTCTGCTCTGGCGCGTGCGCCGCAAGCTGATAGTCTCGTATCTGCTCATCGGGTTCGTGCCGGCCGTCCTGATCGTGATCTTCTTCGTGCTGTGCGGCTGGCTGCTGCTCACCAACGTCAGTTCGTACCTCGTGCGTTCGTCGCTGGCTGAACTCGGAAACCGGGCATCCAGCGTCGCCGCCAGCGCGGCTGTCGAGCTCGAGCGTGCGTCGGACCGCACCGACGCGACGGCCATCCTGGAGCGCCACCGCGCGTCGAATCGGCAGAGGTTGCCGGGTCTCTCACTAGCCGTCGTGCCCATCGATCCCAAACGATGCGCCGGCCAGAACGGCGGGCGATCGGCCCTAAGTGCTGTCTTGCGAGCCTCGCCCGTCACGGTCGGCGAGTGGGCGGTTGGCGAGCCGCCGGAGCAGCTGCCGCTCTGGATCGGATGTGACGGATTCGCGGGGGCTCTGGCGTACGAAGTCGGGGACGCGACCGCCGTCGATCGAGAGGCGACTCTCGTCGTGCGCGCCGTGGCAATGTCGCCGAGGTCGGCCGGCTACGCGGTTGTCGCCGATCTGCCGGTGTCGGAAACCGTCAAGACGCGGATCGAGGAAGCCACCAGTATCGCGATAGGCCGTGCGAGCCTGATCGCCCCGGCGGCCACCCCGCTCAAGGGCCAGGCGCGCCCCGTCGCCGCGCGCGCGGCCGGCCCTGGAGAGCCGACCCCGATCCCGTCGGTGGCGCTGCTGGACGTGTACGACTGGCCATCCGGAAGAGCCGAGGCACTGCCGCTGCAGATCGGCATGAGCGTGCAGGGCATCTATCACCGGCTGTCGGTCACGCAGGCCTCGATCGGAAAGCGCACCTTCGAGGACCTGCTTATCTACTGGCTGCTCGGGGTGACCGCGTTGTTCCTGATCATCGAGGTCGGCGCAGCGGCCACGGGTATGGCATTGGCTCGATCGATCACCGGCTCGGTGCACGAGCTGTTCGCCGGGACCGAACGCGTGAGGCAGGGAGATTTCGGGCATCGCATCGCCGTCCGCGCCGACGATCAGCTGGGCGAACTGGCCGATTCGTTCAACCTGATGACCGCGAGCATCGAAGACTTGCTGCGCCAGTCCGCGGAGAAGAAGCGACTCGACGAAGAGATGCGCCTCGCCAGAGAAAGCCAGATGTCGTTGCTCCCGCGAGGCCCGCTCGAGATTCCGGGCATGCGCGTGGCGGCCGTCTGCGTGCCAGCACGGGAGGTGGGCGGCGATTACTACGACGTGCTGCCGCTGCCGGATGGCCGGGTCGGCATGCTGATCGCCGACGTGTCGGGCAAGGGGATGTCGGCGGCGCTGTATATGGCCGAGTTGAAGGGCCTGATTCTCTCTCTCAGCCAGATCCATCAGTCGCCGCGGGATCTGCTGATAGCGGCCAACCGCCTGATCTCGGAACATCTGGACAGCCGGAGTTTCATCACCATGACGTACGCCGTCATCGATCCGGCCGCGCGGACGATGACGTATGCCAGAGCGGGGCACACACCGCTGTTGTACCTGCCCGGCAGCCCCGCATCAGGCCGGAGGGTGAAGATTCTCGTCCCCGATGGCATGGTGCTGGGACTGCGCCTCGACAACGGCGAGCGCTTCAGCGCGCTGCTCTACGAAGCCACGCTGTCGCTCGGGCCGGGCGACCGGCTCGCGTTCTTTACCGACGGCATCAGCGAGGCGATGGACGATCAGTCCGAGTGCTTCGGCGAGCCCCGGCTGGGCCAGCTCATCGAGGAGCATGCCCATCTGTCGGTCGAAGAATTGCGTGAGCGCATCCTGCGCGAGATCGACGCGTTCGTGGGGGGCATCCCCCAGCACGACGACATGACGCTCATCCTCCTCGAGGTGGACGGCGGCCAGCGGGACGAATCGAATCATGGCTGA